The region ATTTGTAGTTCCAAATTAAAGTAGATACAATATGTTTAACAATTTAAGCGAAAAATTAGATAAAGCCCTGCACACCCTAAAAGGTCATGGTAAAATTACAGAGGTAAACGTTGCAGAAACTTTAAAAGAAGTTAGAAGAGCTCTTTTAGATGCCGATGTTAACTTTAAAATTGCGAAAGATTTTACTAAAAGAGTGCAAACCGCTGCTATAGGACAGGATGTTTTAACAACCTTAAATCCTGGGCAGTTATTAGTAAAATTGGTAAAGGATGAACTAACTAAATTAATGGGTGGAGACACGGTTGGTATTAATTTAAGTGGCGCACCAACAGTAATTTTAATGTCTGGTTTACAGGGTTCTGGTAAAACTACTTTTTCAGGAAAATTAGCAAACTACCTAAAAACTAAAAAATCAAAACAAGTTTTATTAGTAGGTTGTGATGTTTATAGACCTGCTGCAATAAATCAATTACAAGTTGTTGGAGAACAAATTGGTGTAGAAGTGTATGCAGAAGTTGGTAATAACAATCCTGTTGAAATTTCTCTGAATGCTTTAAAACATGCCAAAGCAACTGGTAAAAATGTAGTGATTATTGATACCGCCGGACGTTTAGCGGTAGATACAGAAATGATGAATGAAATTTCTAACATTCATAAAGCTGTGCATCCTCAAGAAACCTTGTTCGTAGTAGATTCTATGACAGGGCAAGATGCTGTAAATACGGCAAAAACATTTAATGACATTTTAAATTTCGATGGCGTTGTATTGACCAAATTAGATGGAGATACAAGAGGTGGTGCCGCTTTATCTATTAAATCTGTAGTCGATAAACCAATTAAATTTATTGGTACTGGAGAAAAAATGGATGCGATTGATGTTTTTCATCCTGATAGAATGGCAGACAGAATTTTGGGAATGGGAGATGTTATTTCTCTTGTAGAAAGAGCCCAAGATCAATATGATGAGGAGGAAGCTAGAAAATTACAAAAGAAAATTGCTAAAAATCAGTTTGGTTTCGATGACTTTTTAAGTCAGATTCAGCAAATTAAAAAGATGGGAAGCATGAAAGATTTAATGGGTATGATTCCTGGAGCTGGCAAAGCGATGAAAGACGTAGATATTGATGATGATTCTTTTAAAGGAATTGAAGCTATTATTTATTCCATGACGCCGTCTGAAAGAAGTACACCAAGAACGATAAATGCAAGTAGAAAAAAGAGAATTGCCAAAGGTTCTGGAACCTCTATTCAAGAAGTAAATCAATTGATGAAGCAATTTAATCAAATGAGTAAAATGATGAAGATGATGCAAGGCGGTGGTGGTAAAAAAATGATGCAAATGATGAAAGGAATGCAATAATTCATTGCAATATTTGTAAAACAAAAAGCATACGCAGATGAATTCAGAAAGTCATTAAAATAGATCATCTTGTGAAAATTTAAATAAGAATAGTATCAGAATTTATATTTTAAAAGAAAAATGATTTTATTAGACGGAAAAAAAACTGCAGCAGAGATTAAAGAAGAAATTGCTTTAGAAGTTAGAGAATTAAAAAATAACGGATATGACACACCACATCTTGCTGCAATTATTGTAGGCAATAATGGGGCAAGTATTACGTATGTAAATGCAAAAGTAAAAGCTTGTGAAAGAGTTGGTTTTGAATCTACATTAATTCGATTACCAGAAGAAATTACTGAAGATGAATTATTGAATGAAATCGCTATTTTAAATATTGATAATGATATTGATGGTTTTATTGTTCAATTGCCTTTGCCAAAACATATTGATGAGCAAAAAGTAATTATGACAATCGATCCAGATAAAGATGTAGATGGATTTCATCCAACAAATGTTGGTAAAATGGCTTTAAATTTGCCAACTTTTATTTCTGCAACTCCTTTCGGAATATTAGAATTATTAGACCGATACCATATTGAAACTTCGGGTAAACACGTGGTTGTTTTAGGCAGAAGTCATATTGTTGGTAGCCCAATGAGTATTTTATTATCTCAAAAAAGAAAAGTTGGTAATGCAACGGTTACGATGTGTCATAGTAGAACAAAAAACTTAAAAGAGATTACATTACAAGCAGATATTATCGTTGCTGCAATTGGTATTCCAGAATTTTTAAAAGCAGATATGGTTAAAGATCACGTTACTATAATCGATGTAGGAATTACCCGTTTAGCAGATTCTAGAAAAAAAAGTGGCTACCGTTTAGTGGGTGATGTTGCTTTTGATGAAGTTTCAAAAAAAGCTGACTTTATTACTCCTGTTCCTGGCGGAGTTGGGCCCATGACCATTGCCATGCTTTTGAAAAACACACTACTTGCTTGTAAAAGAAAAAATTAAATGAGAGTCACTAAAGCTAACAATTATTTTTCTGAATATTTTCAAATATTGATAGGAATTGTATTGACTAGTCTTGGCTTAAAAGCATTTTTATTACCCAATGGTTTTTTAGATGGTGGCGTTACTGGTATTGCTTTATTAGTAAGAACTCAAGTAGATATTAACATGTCTTACTTACTCGTTATTATTAGTATTCCTTTTTTAATTCTTGGATATTTTACGGTTTCTAAAGCCATTGTAATTAAATCTATGGTTAGCATACTTGGTGTAGCTTTATTTATTCATTTTGAAAATTTTCAGACCATTACAAATGATAAATTATTAATTTCAATTTTTGGAGGATTATTAGTAGGTTCTGGCATTGGAATTGCGATTAGAAATGGTTCTGTGCTAGATGGTTCAGAAATTCTCGGTGTTTTTATTAATGATAAATTCGGCGTAAGTATTGGTAAAGTAATTATGCTGTTTAACATTGTATTATTTTCTATAACGGCCTTTGTCATATCAATTGAAGTTGCCCTCTACTCTATTCTAACCTATATTATTGCAGCAAAAGTAACGGATACCGTTATAGAGGGTTTTGAAGATTTTATAGGAGTTACTATTGTTTCTAAAAAATACGATTTAATTAAGGTTGCTATTTTAGAAGAAATCGGCGTTGGTTTAACCGTGTATAAAGGAAGTTCTGGTTTTGGAAGCAAAGGACATACGGAAGACTTCGATATTATACATACTATTATTAATAGAATTGATATTAAAAAAATGTATCGAATTATTAACGGTATTGATGCGGAAGCTTTTATTGTTGAGTTTGATGTAAATAATGTAAAAGGAGGCGTTTTAAGACATTACTTAAATAAGAGGAAAAATGCTAAATTTTTAAGTTTAAAAGAATCCGTTTTAAATAAAGAAAAATAGATAAAAGCTTTATTTCATTTGTTACTTAAACACAAAAAACTCTTTCCAATAGAAAGAGTTTTTATATTATTTTTTTTAAAAAGATATACTTTATTTAATATCAGGATTTAAATAATCTGGTAATGTAGGATTGTTAGGATCACTAAAATCATTTGTTGGATCACCATCATTATTAGCGTCTTCATCTGCCGTAAAAACGCCATCGCCATCATCATCTACATCAAAATAATTAGGGAAACCATCTAAATCAGTATCATCATTAAAAAGATTGCCATCATTATCAACATCTTCTTCAATCGTTGGTACTCCATCATTATCGTGATCTGTATCTGGAACAAAATCTAGCAAATCAATGTAAAAAAGCAAATTTGTATCGACTAAAGAACTTGTATAGTTCTGTGGATTAGAAGACGGATATGCCAATCCTGAAGGTATAAAAAGCACTCCTTTTCCTCCATTTAAGTACGTGATTGGACCATTAAAAATACCACCCGTATCTGGATCTTTTTTAAGTTCACCTCCTTTTAAATTGGTGTATCCATAAGACCAACCTTTTATTACCGATAATAAGTTAAACCACAGTCCTCTTGTATTGCTATCAAAATTGGTATCACTAAAGGATGTACCAGACATTGTTCTGCCTGCATATTTCACAAAAACAGAATCTACTTTTGTTGGATACCCCTTATCAGGATCAGCGCCTGCATCTCCTTCTATAGCCACATAAACATATAATTTGTAATCTATAGCATTTTCTGTAACCTCCATCACTTTTAGATGTTCTGTATCATCAAAGATCGCAGTTTTACCAGTGACCAATGGCTTAACTGAATCCACCTCGGTATCATAATAATGATTCTTTAAAAATTTAACTATCGAATCGTTATCAGAAACCGCTAAAGCTATATGATTAACATCAGCAAAAGGATTCACTATAAAATTATTATCATCGCCGCAAGCGTACATTAAAATTGCTACAATTGCAACCGCAAATATATTTTTAATTTTTGCCATTTATTCTCAAAATTTTAAGCGTGCAATTTACCATTTTTATACCTTTGTAAAAAGACAAATTATACATTTTAACTTTTTTTATGAGAATAGATAAATACTTATGGTGCATTCGTGTTTTTAAAACAAGAAGTATAGCCACTACCGCTTGTAAAAAGGGACAAGTAAAAATGGATGGCAAAAATGTTAAGCCCTCTAAAGATATTTTTGGAAATGAATTGATTATCGTTAGAAAAAATCAGATTAATTATCAAATAAAAGTTTTAGATTTACCTGAAAGTAGAGTTGGTGCAAAATTAGTAGATATTTATAGAAAAGATACTACCCCAAAAGAGGAGTTTGCCAAAAATGAACTTTTAAAATACGCTAAAGATTACTATCGTAAAAAAGGAACAGGAAGACCTACTAAAAAAGATCGAAGAGATATAGAAGATTACACAGAAGATAGCGAAGAAAACGTATGATAGCAGAAAACAACATCATCTTAAATACATTGCAAATTAATCAGAAGGTTAAAAGAATTGCTTACCAAATATATGAAAGTAATAGTAACGAAAAAGAGGTTATTATTGCAGGTATTGTTGGTAACGGATATATTTTTGCCGAAAAAATTGTAAAAGTTTTACAAGAAATTTCTCCCTTAAAAGTCATCATTTGTGAGGTGCATATTCATAAGAAAAAACCTTTAGAATTAATTACAACTTCTTTGCAAGTTCATGAATATAAAAATAAATCTTTAGTTTTGGTTGATGATGTTTTAAACTCTGGTACTACCTTAATTTATGGTGTAAAACACTTTTTAAATGTGCCTTTAAAAAGATTTAAAACGGCGATATTAGTGAACAGAAATCATAAGAAATATCCTGTTAAAGCAGATTTTAAAGGGGTCTCACTATCAACCTCCATAAAAGAGCATGTACATGTTGATTTTTCAGAAAATGAATCGAAAGCGTATTTAGTTTAAAAGCTTTTCTAACTCTATAGCAACTTCACTTTTAGTCTTATCGTCTATTTGAATCGTCATTTTTGCCTGTTCGTAAAAAAAACGTCTTTCAAAGAGGTGTTTCGCAACAAATTCAGGAATTTGATCATTGTCTAAAGAAGCTATTAACGGTCTTTTAGATTTCTTTTTGATCAATCTTTTTACCAGCGTAGCAATACTTCCGTTTAAATAGATAGAAATGGTATCTTCTTTGTTTATTTCTTCCATATTATTGCCATAACATGGGGTTCCTCCTCCTAAAGAAAGTATAAAATTTTGGTCTTGAGAAAGTATTTCTTTCAAATATTGATGTTCTTTCAACCTAAAATAAATTTCTCCTTTGTTCTTAAAAATATTAGTAATCGACATGTTTTCATGTTCTATAATGTAATCATCTAAGTCTATAAAATTCATTGCCAAACTTTTAGCCATTTTTTTACCAATACTAGATTTACCAGACGCCATATACCCTAATAAGACAATTTTCATTATTATTTATTTTAGACAAATATCGTTAAAATTTATTCAATTTTATATTTCTATTTTAAACTATAGGTAGTATATTTGCACCTCATTTAATTTAAGACCTGGTAGCTCAGTTGGTAGAGCATCTCCCTTTTAAGGAGAGGGTCCTGGGTTCGAGCCCCAGCCCGGTCACTAAAAAGTTAAGCGCCTGCTTAACTTTTTTCTTTACAAGTATAAAAATGCGCACGTGGCGAAATTGGTAGACGCGCAGCCTTGAGGGGGCTGTAAACGCAAGTTTGTGGAAGTTCGAATCTTCTCGTGCGCACTTAATTAATGTTTTGTTTTTCTGTAGTTTAAAGCTAAAAAAATAAAAACATTTACTTTAAAAAAATCCTCAAAAAAAACTTTCGTACCGCTTTTTACACCCTTTAATAAATTTAATATTTTGTACACAAAGCCTAAAATAGTTATTCTAAAACATTGTTGTCCGATA is a window of Polaribacter litorisediminis DNA encoding:
- the ffh gene encoding signal recognition particle protein, with the translated sequence MFNNLSEKLDKALHTLKGHGKITEVNVAETLKEVRRALLDADVNFKIAKDFTKRVQTAAIGQDVLTTLNPGQLLVKLVKDELTKLMGGDTVGINLSGAPTVILMSGLQGSGKTTFSGKLANYLKTKKSKQVLLVGCDVYRPAAINQLQVVGEQIGVEVYAEVGNNNPVEISLNALKHAKATGKNVVIIDTAGRLAVDTEMMNEISNIHKAVHPQETLFVVDSMTGQDAVNTAKTFNDILNFDGVVLTKLDGDTRGGAALSIKSVVDKPIKFIGTGEKMDAIDVFHPDRMADRILGMGDVISLVERAQDQYDEEEARKLQKKIAKNQFGFDDFLSQIQQIKKMGSMKDLMGMIPGAGKAMKDVDIDDDSFKGIEAIIYSMTPSERSTPRTINASRKKRIAKGSGTSIQEVNQLMKQFNQMSKMMKMMQGGGGKKMMQMMKGMQ
- a CDS encoding shikimate kinase, producing the protein MKIVLLGYMASGKSSIGKKMAKSLAMNFIDLDDYIIEHENMSITNIFKNKGEIYFRLKEHQYLKEILSQDQNFILSLGGGTPCYGNNMEEINKEDTISIYLNGSIATLVKRLIKKKSKRPLIASLDNDQIPEFVAKHLFERRFFYEQAKMTIQIDDKTKSEVAIELEKLLN
- the folD gene encoding bifunctional methylenetetrahydrofolate dehydrogenase/methenyltetrahydrofolate cyclohydrolase FolD, encoding MILLDGKKTAAEIKEEIALEVRELKNNGYDTPHLAAIIVGNNGASITYVNAKVKACERVGFESTLIRLPEEITEDELLNEIAILNIDNDIDGFIVQLPLPKHIDEQKVIMTIDPDKDVDGFHPTNVGKMALNLPTFISATPFGILELLDRYHIETSGKHVVVLGRSHIVGSPMSILLSQKRKVGNATVTMCHSRTKNLKEITLQADIIVAAIGIPEFLKADMVKDHVTIIDVGITRLADSRKKSGYRLVGDVAFDEVSKKADFITPVPGGVGPMTIAMLLKNTLLACKRKN
- a CDS encoding RNA-binding S4 domain-containing protein, coding for MRIDKYLWCIRVFKTRSIATTACKKGQVKMDGKNVKPSKDIFGNELIIVRKNQINYQIKVLDLPESRVGAKLVDIYRKDTTPKEEFAKNELLKYAKDYYRKKGTGRPTKKDRRDIEDYTEDSEENV
- a CDS encoding YitT family protein yields the protein MRVTKANNYFSEYFQILIGIVLTSLGLKAFLLPNGFLDGGVTGIALLVRTQVDINMSYLLVIISIPFLILGYFTVSKAIVIKSMVSILGVALFIHFENFQTITNDKLLISIFGGLLVGSGIGIAIRNGSVLDGSEILGVFINDKFGVSIGKVIMLFNIVLFSITAFVISIEVALYSILTYIIAAKVTDTVIEGFEDFIGVTIVSKKYDLIKVAILEEIGVGLTVYKGSSGFGSKGHTEDFDIIHTIINRIDIKKMYRIINGIDAEAFIVEFDVNNVKGGVLRHYLNKRKNAKFLSLKESVLNKEK
- a CDS encoding FKBP-type peptidyl-prolyl cis-trans isomerase; amino-acid sequence: MAKIKNIFAVAIVAILMYACGDDNNFIVNPFADVNHIALAVSDNDSIVKFLKNHYYDTEVDSVKPLVTGKTAIFDDTEHLKVMEVTENAIDYKLYVYVAIEGDAGADPDKGYPTKVDSVFVKYAGRTMSGTSFSDTNFDSNTRGLWFNLLSVIKGWSYGYTNLKGGELKKDPDTGGIFNGPITYLNGGKGVLFIPSGLAYPSSNPQNYTSSLVDTNLLFYIDLLDFVPDTDHDNDGVPTIEEDVDNDGNLFNDDTDLDGFPNYFDVDDDGDGVFTADEDANNDGDPTNDFSDPNNPTLPDYLNPDIK
- a CDS encoding phosphoribosyltransferase family protein, giving the protein MIAENNIILNTLQINQKVKRIAYQIYESNSNEKEVIIAGIVGNGYIFAEKIVKVLQEISPLKVIICEVHIHKKKPLELITTSLQVHEYKNKSLVLVDDVLNSGTTLIYGVKHFLNVPLKRFKTAILVNRNHKKYPVKADFKGVSLSTSIKEHVHVDFSENESKAYLV